A single window of Gossypium arboreum isolate Shixiya-1 chromosome 13, ASM2569848v2, whole genome shotgun sequence DNA harbors:
- the LOC108463300 gene encoding transcription factor MYB54, whose protein sequence is MEQSNKCLSFEPLENRETMRTAGCDGKNEIWGVEEKGLTLNLDGEEDESNKNSSTVSGCKSGNTKLCSRGHWRPAEDAKLMELVTYYGPQNWNLIAEHLEGRSGKSCRLRWFNQLDPRINKRNFTEEEEEMLLVAHRLHGNKWARIARLFDGRTDNAVKNHWHVITARKHREKSGVYKRKKPPSYACRALPKGLGLTIVNSSCSASDQSTISSNIDQSAKVSSPVHQMDVSRRCSLFENVATRGIGYVVYQQGLMEAVMSVNRSATSLDSNSEVSAESVGTNWTSHFISGESCGNGNEKIPFIDFLGVGRAS, encoded by the exons ATGGAACAAAGTAATAAATGTTTGAGCTTTGAGCCATTAGAAAACAGGGAAACTATGAGAACAGCAGGTTGTGATGGAAAGAATGAGATTTGGGGTGTTGAAGAAAAGGGACTGACTTTGAACTTggatggtgaagaagatgaaagTAATAAGAACTCCAGTACCGTTTCTGGTTGCAAAAGCGGAAACACTAAACTTTGTTCTAGAGGCCATTGGAGACCAGCTGAAGATGCTAAGCTAATGGAGCTTGTAACTTACTATGGTCCTCAAAATTGGAACTTGATAGCTGAACATCTTGAAGGAAGATCAG GGAAGAGTTGTAGATTAAGATGGTTCAACCAGCTTGATCCAAGAATTAACAAGAGGAATTTTACGGAGGAAGAAGAGGAAATGCTGTTAGTTGCACATAGGCTGCATGGTAACAAATGGGCGAGGATTGCTAGGCTTTTCGATGGTAGAACCGATAATGCAGTGAAGAACCATTGGCATGTGATCACGGCTAGGAAACATAGAGAGAAATCAGGCGTTTACAAAAGGAAAAAGCCGCCTTCTTATGCCTGTCGAGCCCTCCCTAAAGGATTGGGTTTGACGATTGTAAACAGTTCTTGCAGCGCCAGTGATCAATCAACCATTTCTAGCAATATTGATCAGTCAGCTAAAGTTTCCTCGCCAGTTCACCAAATGGACGTGTCCAGAAGAT GTTCATTGTTTGAGAATGTTGCGACCAGGGGCATTGGCTACGTGGTTTACCAACAAGGGTTGATGGAAGCGGTTATGAGTGTGAACAGATCTGCTACCTCATTGGATTCGAACTCGGAAGTATCAGCTGAGTCGGTGGGAACAAATTGGACCAGCCATTTCATTTCTGGTGAAAGTtgtggaaatggaaatgaaaagatACCCTTCATTGATTTCCTTGGTGTTGGAAGAGCTTCTTAA